In Planococcus versutus, the DNA window AAGGTCTGTCACATATGACGAAATGCCATCAAAATCTGAACCTATCCCAATGTTGCGAATTCCACCAAGCGAGCAAAAATGATCAACATGACGGATCAAATCTGAGATCGTCGCTGGTTCACTGTTGTTAGTAATAAATTGTGGACAAAACACTACATCAATCATGCCTCTATTTTTGAACATTGCTTGAATTTGCTCATCGTTTAAATTACGTGGATGATCGCAAAGTACTCGAGCGTTGGAATGACTAGCAATCGGGTATTTCGACAGCTCCATCACGTCCCAAAATCCGTTTAAAGACAAATGAGAAACATCTGTGAAAACATGGTATTCGTTATTAAGTTGAACTACTTCTTTTCCGAGTTTGGTTAAGCCTGCGCCCCTCGGATCTCCTACGCCATCCGCACAAAGGTTTGCGTTGTTCCACGTCAAACCAATTGATAAAACTCCTAAACGATACAAATGACGGAGTTTGGTTAAGTCATTGCCAAATGCATCCGCACCCTCTAGGGTGAGCACCGCCCCAATTTCATCTCCTTGCAAAGCGTCTATGTCTTTCCAGTTTTTGATATGTTTTATTAACGGGTTTTTACCT includes these proteins:
- a CDS encoding dipeptidase, with amino-acid sequence MKIFDTHCDALLKLQVAKRNTLFGGELLDFRHSTELDTNFERLQAGGVKVQFFAIFIHPEFPSDEKWQHALEQVDLFYSEILGKNPLIKHIKNWKDIDALQGDEIGAVLTLEGADAFGNDLTKLRHLYRLGVLSIGLTWNNANLCADGVGDPRGAGLTKLGKEVVQLNNEYHVFTDVSHLSLNGFWDVMELSKYPIASHSNARVLCDHPRNLNDEQIQAMFKNRGMIDVVFCPQFITNNSEPATISDLIRHVDHFCSLGGIRNIGIGSDFDGISSYVTDLTNASEFPNLINALQKQYSETEVEGFMYRNFLEHRPGV